One window of the Halobacillus litoralis genome contains the following:
- a CDS encoding NAD(P)/FAD-dependent oxidoreductase has product MEHYEITIIGAGMAGITAARRLIKQGRTNFLLTDKGKSVGGRLATRRVADGKADHGAQFFTVRTEELEEELEEWLNRGWIKQWFGDRYPRYTAIDGMNQLAQHLASDINTSLHTKVVKLLEIDGGYHVYSEDGSEWKTDKVLLTMPTPQVVELLKNSKLDIVTAELKRLKEIIFEPTYVGIYHFNHTTNLPENGHLDLDLPEGVERIVDHRKKGISQDTIVSVYMKGDWSRKYYGEDYVHSLIKEKTELYLEWSTLESEQLKRWRYAQAKKTIEQSYIDLSGDGRLVVAGDAFLRSNDEAGRTRFESAYLSGKDAAAYLSW; this is encoded by the coding sequence ATGGAGCATTATGAGATTACGATTATCGGTGCAGGGATGGCTGGCATTACTGCTGCAAGGCGATTAATCAAGCAAGGCAGAACGAACTTCCTTTTGACGGATAAAGGAAAATCTGTCGGCGGCCGTTTAGCCACTAGACGGGTGGCGGATGGAAAAGCGGACCATGGAGCACAGTTCTTTACAGTTCGGACAGAAGAGTTGGAAGAAGAATTAGAAGAGTGGCTGAATCGAGGGTGGATAAAGCAATGGTTTGGCGATCGCTACCCTCGTTATACAGCAATCGATGGAATGAACCAATTAGCTCAGCACCTGGCTTCAGATATCAATACATCTTTACATACAAAAGTAGTGAAACTGTTAGAAATCGATGGGGGCTATCATGTTTATAGTGAAGATGGGTCAGAGTGGAAGACGGATAAAGTATTGTTGACGATGCCCACACCTCAAGTAGTCGAACTGTTGAAAAACAGTAAACTGGATATCGTAACAGCAGAGCTTAAACGCTTGAAAGAGATCATCTTTGAACCCACTTATGTCGGAATCTATCACTTTAATCATACAACGAACCTGCCTGAGAACGGGCACTTGGATCTGGACTTACCTGAAGGAGTAGAGCGTATCGTTGACCATCGTAAAAAAGGAATTTCCCAAGATACAATAGTCAGTGTTTATATGAAGGGGGACTGGTCCAGGAAATATTATGGGGAAGACTATGTTCATTCATTGATTAAAGAAAAAACCGAACTCTATCTTGAGTGGAGTACTCTCGAATCTGAACAATTGAAACGCTGGCGCTATGCACAAGCTAAGAAAACCATAGAACAGTCTTATATTGATTTATCCGGAGATGGCCGTTTAGTTGTTGCAGGAGATGCCTTCTTGCGTTCAAACGATGAAGCTGGACGCACCAGGTTTGAAAGTGCTTATCTATCAGGAAAAGATGCAGCTGCTTATTTAAGCTGGTAA
- a CDS encoding FAD-dependent oxidoreductase — protein sequence MEHHQKWTRPEPLWREDMALPTFETLKEDSATEVVVVGGGITGITTAYLLAKEGKQVTLLEADQLLNGTTGHTTAKVTAQHGLIYHEIMKHFGEEEAALYYQAQMTALQKVEELINKYEIDCDWTKEDAYLFATTNIGAQKLEKEYEAYQTLGIEGELGETLPFSIETTRSLSMKNQARFHPLKYLSALVEEFTKLGGEIYEHTKATDVQEKDKVEVMTGDGFTVACEKVISCSHFPFYDGKGLYFSRMYAERSYLLAIEPEKEVPEGMYLSVDEPKRSIRTAHYNGTPLLLIGGESHKTGQGVDTSFHYNALEEFAAETFGIKKKLFQWSAQDLTTLDKVPYIGPITRNNDRVFIATGFRKWGMTNGTLAAQLICDYVTGEDSLFHELFKPTRFKSDPSMKHFLSQNFDVATHLVEGKLELVSDRPKHLKKGEGMVVQWKGERAGAYRDEEGKLHVLDTTCTHMGCEVEWNSAEHTWDCPCHGSRFSFNGSVVEGPAEQPLMKIAIQDKNDAPIQNAGDDYDENQESF from the coding sequence ATGGAACATCATCAGAAATGGACTCGACCAGAACCATTGTGGCGTGAAGACATGGCACTACCAACTTTCGAAACCTTGAAGGAAGATTCAGCAACAGAAGTGGTGGTTGTAGGTGGAGGTATCACCGGGATCACTACTGCCTACTTGCTGGCAAAGGAAGGCAAACAGGTCACACTCCTGGAAGCGGATCAGCTCCTCAATGGCACAACAGGACATACAACTGCCAAAGTGACGGCACAGCATGGTCTTATTTACCATGAAATAATGAAACATTTCGGCGAAGAAGAAGCCGCCTTATACTATCAAGCTCAAATGACAGCCTTACAAAAAGTAGAAGAGCTGATCAATAAATATGAAATCGATTGTGACTGGACAAAAGAAGATGCTTACTTATTTGCTACAACAAATATTGGAGCACAAAAGTTAGAGAAAGAGTATGAAGCGTATCAAACATTAGGGATTGAGGGGGAACTTGGTGAAACCCTACCATTTTCTATTGAAACCACTCGTTCTTTAAGCATGAAGAACCAAGCTAGATTCCATCCCCTGAAGTATTTATCTGCCCTTGTAGAAGAGTTCACTAAACTAGGGGGAGAAATTTATGAACATACGAAAGCGACAGATGTACAGGAAAAGGATAAAGTGGAAGTCATGACAGGAGATGGATTTACAGTGGCTTGTGAAAAAGTCATTTCTTGCAGTCACTTTCCCTTTTACGATGGAAAAGGTCTTTATTTCAGCAGGATGTATGCCGAGAGATCTTACCTTCTGGCCATCGAGCCGGAAAAAGAAGTTCCAGAAGGAATGTATTTATCAGTAGATGAGCCAAAACGTTCGATCCGGACTGCGCACTATAATGGAACACCTCTCTTACTGATTGGAGGGGAAAGCCACAAAACCGGCCAGGGGGTTGACACCTCTTTTCATTATAACGCTCTAGAAGAGTTCGCCGCTGAAACATTCGGTATTAAGAAGAAGCTGTTCCAGTGGTCTGCACAGGATTTGACCACATTAGATAAAGTCCCTTATATCGGCCCCATCACAAGAAATAATGATCGTGTATTTATTGCCACCGGCTTTCGGAAATGGGGGATGACAAACGGCACGTTAGCTGCCCAGCTGATTTGTGACTATGTCACAGGAGAAGACTCCCTTTTTCATGAGCTGTTCAAGCCGACAAGATTCAAATCAGATCCGAGTATGAAGCATTTTCTTTCACAAAATTTCGATGTCGCCACTCATCTTGTGGAAGGAAAGTTAGAATTGGTCAGCGACCGTCCTAAACACTTAAAGAAAGGTGAAGGTATGGTCGTACAGTGGAAGGGAGAACGAGCCGGCGCCTATAGGGATGAGGAAGGGAAGCTCCACGTACTTGATACCACTTGTACACACATGGGGTGTGAAGTCGAGTGGAACAGTGCCGAACATACTTGGGATTGCCCGTGTCATGGTTCCCGATTCTCTTTTAATGGATCAGTGGTCGAAGGACCAGCTGAACAACCATTAATGAAAATAGCTATTCAGGACAAAAATGATGCCCCAATACAAAACGCCGGGGATGATTACGATGAAAATCAAGAATCCTTTTAA
- a CDS encoding EAL and HDOD domain-containing protein, whose amino-acid sequence MEVFVARQPILNVNDEVYAYELLYRNSEENRFVPIDANQATSEVLMNSFVTIGLERLSQNKPCFINFTEDLLFEKVPEYFNPQQLVVEILEHVSFSLDLIRVCRELKGKGYLIALDDVIDLDRASLYELLPYVDILKVDIRAVTKENRWKIIRLTEDFNLTLLAEKVETREEHHQCKEEGFELFQGFYYSKPLIVKGLEIPFYTGTYFQMIKELSATEEEVNIEKVTEILEQDVALTYKLLRLINSSQYRVKVPVQSIKQAVMLLGTESLKKWLYVLSVEQTAPVTSSKTQLILKTSLLRAKMCEQIAIRIRTKAKADGFFLTGFMSLIDVITQKPVGEVINLLPLDTAIKEALLGTENIYRQILDMVIGMEKADFEILESHLIVGGVGFTEIFEIYGQAIAWTDQLYQEHFTESAT is encoded by the coding sequence ATGGAAGTATTTGTGGCACGACAGCCGATCTTGAACGTGAACGATGAGGTTTATGCTTATGAACTTTTGTACCGGAATAGTGAAGAAAACCGGTTTGTTCCAATTGATGCCAATCAAGCGACATCTGAAGTATTGATGAACAGCTTTGTTACGATTGGTTTGGAACGTTTATCCCAGAATAAACCTTGCTTCATCAATTTCACAGAAGATCTGCTGTTTGAAAAAGTTCCCGAATACTTCAATCCGCAACAGTTGGTCGTTGAAATACTGGAGCACGTTTCTTTCAGTCTTGATTTAATCAGGGTGTGCCGGGAGCTGAAAGGGAAGGGGTACCTGATCGCTCTTGATGACGTTATAGATTTGGACAGGGCTTCACTGTATGAACTTCTCCCATATGTAGATATTTTGAAGGTGGACATCAGAGCTGTTACGAAAGAAAACCGCTGGAAAATCATTCGCTTGACTGAGGACTTCAACCTCACGCTTTTAGCTGAAAAAGTGGAGACGAGAGAAGAACATCACCAGTGTAAGGAGGAAGGATTCGAACTTTTCCAGGGTTTTTACTATAGTAAACCGTTGATCGTTAAAGGGTTGGAGATTCCTTTTTATACAGGTACTTATTTTCAGATGATCAAAGAATTATCAGCTACTGAGGAAGAGGTCAACATTGAAAAGGTAACGGAAATTCTAGAACAGGATGTAGCTTTAACCTACAAGTTACTGCGTCTGATCAATTCATCTCAATACCGGGTAAAGGTGCCTGTTCAATCCATCAAACAAGCCGTTATGCTTTTAGGTACTGAGTCTTTGAAAAAATGGTTGTATGTTTTATCAGTAGAACAGACGGCACCCGTCACTTCTTCAAAAACACAATTAATTTTAAAGACCAGTTTACTAAGGGCGAAGATGTGTGAACAAATAGCCATCCGTATTAGGACAAAAGCAAAGGCGGATGGTTTCTTTCTTACGGGATTCATGTCTCTGATCGATGTGATCACTCAAAAGCCCGTGGGTGAAGTCATTAACTTACTGCCCCTTGATACAGCTATAAAAGAAGCCTTGCTAGGAACTGAAAATATTTACCGGCAAATACTTGATATGGTAATTGGGATGGAAAAGGCGGACTTTGAAATACTGGAAAGTCATTTAATCGTCGGAGGAGTGGGCTTTACTGAGATTTTTGAAATTTATGGGCAGGCAATTGCGTGGACAGATCAATTGTATCAAGAGCATTTCACTGAAAGTGCGACATAG
- a CDS encoding MarR family winged helix-turn-helix transcriptional regulator: MTLLFHRIQQLSRDLNKYLNESLEEEDIYMSHWAVLFQLESNDGCMTQAELKERLNIEAPPLSRVIQKLVKLGYIEKNKSKDQRTNDITITRKGEERYPFWRKAIGEAEERLLEKLGTTGEKALEEHVLSLSRMVSEERRGS; encoded by the coding sequence TTGACACTATTATTTCATCGTATCCAACAATTATCGAGAGACTTAAACAAATATTTAAATGAATCTTTGGAAGAAGAAGATATCTACATGTCCCACTGGGCTGTTTTATTTCAATTGGAATCCAACGACGGGTGTATGACTCAAGCAGAACTTAAGGAGCGCCTCAATATCGAAGCTCCGCCATTATCAAGAGTCATTCAGAAACTGGTAAAGCTCGGTTACATTGAAAAAAATAAAAGTAAAGATCAGCGCACAAATGACATCACCATCACAAGAAAAGGAGAAGAAAGATATCCTTTTTGGCGGAAAGCTATCGGAGAAGCTGAGGAACGCTTATTAGAAAAGTTGGGGACAACGGGGGAGAAGGCTTTAGAAGAACACGTATTGTCCTTATCTCGTATGGTTTCTGAAGAAAGGAGGGGAAGCTGA
- a CDS encoding MFS transporter, with protein MNAAAKQPLWTKSFLNVCLSNFFVFLVFYLMFVTLPIYAIEEVGVAEGQAGLIITLFLLAAIMIRPLTGQWVESIGRRPVVILSLSIFLISSGLYFFFDAFSFLLVVRFIQGLGFGMGTTVLGALAADVIPEQRKGEGMGYFAMSMNFAMVIGPFLGLTIIQSVNFMFMFLVCLFFAAVAFLSGIMIKVPEKGSSTKKSVIPNLNGLLEKPVIPLALTGAVLALTYSGVLSFVSVYANNLGLEEAASYFFVIYALVLLISRPFTGKWFDQYGENVIVIPSIILFGVGMFVLSFAETSLLLLVAGGLIGLGWGTLVPSLQTIALKKVPDRAGAATATFFTIFDIGMGIGSYVVGAVATGIGFSSLYFNSSFIIFGAVFLYILLHGRTVQPNSKQEIEYSK; from the coding sequence ATGAATGCTGCCGCGAAACAGCCCCTTTGGACTAAGAGCTTTCTCAATGTATGTCTCAGTAATTTTTTCGTGTTCTTGGTTTTTTATCTGATGTTTGTGACCTTACCTATTTATGCTATCGAGGAGGTCGGAGTAGCAGAAGGACAAGCTGGATTGATAATAACCCTCTTTTTGTTAGCTGCTATCATGATACGTCCGCTTACAGGACAATGGGTGGAATCGATTGGGAGGCGACCTGTTGTTATTTTGTCATTGAGCATCTTTCTGATTAGCTCAGGATTGTATTTTTTCTTTGATGCATTCAGCTTTTTGCTTGTTGTTCGTTTCATACAGGGTCTTGGATTCGGAATGGGGACTACTGTCCTTGGAGCGTTAGCAGCAGATGTTATTCCTGAGCAACGTAAAGGGGAAGGAATGGGCTATTTTGCCATGTCAATGAATTTCGCTATGGTCATCGGTCCTTTTTTAGGGTTGACGATTATCCAGTCCGTGAATTTCATGTTCATGTTTCTTGTATGCTTGTTTTTTGCAGCTGTAGCCTTTTTGTCAGGAATTATGATCAAGGTGCCTGAAAAAGGATCCTCTACTAAGAAAAGTGTCATCCCGAATTTAAATGGGCTTCTTGAAAAGCCTGTCATCCCTTTAGCTTTGACAGGAGCTGTATTAGCGCTTACTTATTCCGGTGTTTTGTCCTTTGTATCGGTGTATGCGAACAACCTTGGCCTTGAGGAGGCTGCTAGTTATTTCTTTGTAATATATGCTCTCGTTCTCTTGATTTCCCGACCTTTTACAGGGAAGTGGTTTGATCAGTATGGGGAGAATGTCATTGTCATTCCTTCCATTATTCTATTTGGTGTAGGGATGTTCGTATTGAGCTTTGCGGAAACTTCCCTGCTTCTGCTGGTCGCCGGTGGACTGATCGGCTTAGGGTGGGGAACGCTCGTGCCTAGCCTTCAAACCATTGCTCTGAAAAAAGTTCCGGATCGCGCAGGTGCAGCTACAGCCACCTTTTTCACCATATTTGATATAGGGATGGGAATCGGTTCCTATGTGGTAGGTGCTGTTGCAACAGGAATCGGTTTTTCCTCATTATATTTCAACAGTTCATTCATAATATTCGGAGCGGTTTTCCTATACATTTTGTTACACGGAAGAACGGTCCAGCCGAACTCGAAGCAAGAAATAGAATATAGTAAATAA
- the megL gene encoding methionine gamma-lyase: MKENIKSMETSMIHSEHKVRDVHGSLTMPIYQTSTFSFSSAAEGARRFAGEEEGYIYSRLGNPTVKALEERIAVLEGGERGLAFASGMAGVSAVLIAMTKANDHILCSNGLYGCTYGLLQMLEEKYDITHDFSFMESEEELRNKINKNTSCIFIETPINPTMKVVDLSMVAQVAKEYGIPVVVDNTFCTPYLQRPLEKGCDIVIHSATKYIGGHGDVIAGLVVGKGEFMNALAMAEQKDIGGVLSPFDAWLLLRGIKTLHIRMDRHSSNAAEIARKLKEHPRVENVYYPGMENHEQKSIVKKQMKTGGGVIAFELKGSKSEAQNFMDRLELIQIAVSLGDAETLIQHPATMTHAVVPEEKRKEMGIGDSLIRLSVGLEAVEDIWHDMNQALQS; this comes from the coding sequence GTGAAAGAAAACATTAAAAGTATGGAAACATCCATGATCCACAGTGAACATAAGGTACGTGATGTCCATGGGAGCTTGACGATGCCGATTTATCAGACATCGACGTTCTCTTTTTCATCAGCTGCAGAGGGTGCACGCAGGTTTGCCGGTGAGGAAGAAGGTTATATATATTCTAGACTTGGAAACCCGACTGTCAAAGCCTTGGAAGAGCGAATAGCTGTTTTGGAAGGTGGCGAAAGAGGGTTGGCCTTCGCCTCAGGAATGGCGGGCGTAAGTGCTGTACTTATCGCTATGACGAAAGCGAATGACCACATCCTATGTTCAAATGGTCTATATGGTTGTACTTATGGGCTCCTTCAAATGCTGGAAGAAAAATATGACATTACACACGACTTCAGTTTTATGGAATCTGAAGAAGAACTAAGAAATAAGATTAATAAGAACACTTCTTGTATTTTTATTGAAACACCGATTAATCCCACGATGAAGGTGGTCGACTTATCTATGGTCGCGCAGGTCGCTAAGGAATACGGCATTCCTGTCGTCGTTGATAATACATTCTGCACACCGTATCTTCAACGCCCATTGGAAAAAGGGTGCGACATCGTCATCCATAGTGCGACGAAGTATATCGGTGGGCATGGGGACGTCATTGCCGGTCTTGTCGTTGGTAAGGGAGAATTCATGAATGCCCTCGCAATGGCTGAGCAAAAGGATATCGGCGGCGTCCTTTCCCCTTTTGACGCCTGGTTGTTGTTAAGAGGTATAAAAACCCTTCATATCAGGATGGATCGCCACAGTTCTAATGCTGCGGAGATCGCTCGAAAACTTAAGGAACATCCAAGAGTCGAAAATGTTTACTACCCTGGGATGGAAAACCACGAGCAAAAATCAATAGTCAAAAAACAAATGAAAACGGGGGGAGGGGTCATCGCATTCGAATTAAAAGGATCGAAGTCCGAAGCCCAAAATTTCATGGATCGATTAGAACTCATTCAAATTGCGGTGAGCCTGGGAGATGCAGAAACATTAATACAGCATCCAGCCACAATGACTCACGCGGTTGTTCCAGAAGAAAAGAGAAAGGAAATGGGAATAGGTGATTCGCTTATCCGTTTATCTGTAGGCCTTGAAGCTGTAGAAGATATTTGGCATGATATGAATCAGGCACTGCAATCTTAA
- a CDS encoding PTS sugar transporter subunit IIA, which translates to MLKKLFGKKSVEEQLVAPVSGKVVSLDEVDDPVFSQRMMGDGVAVEPTDGKVVAPVSGEIVQLFPTNHAVGVKTKSGVEVLVHIGLETVSMEGEGFEGHVKTGDHVNAGDRLVTFDMNLVNEKAKSTITPVVITNYDDIVDSFEPSYSDGAEAGQSTIATLQTKS; encoded by the coding sequence ATGTTAAAGAAACTATTCGGTAAGAAAAGTGTAGAAGAGCAGCTTGTTGCTCCTGTAAGTGGGAAGGTCGTTTCCTTGGATGAAGTGGATGATCCAGTATTTAGTCAACGTATGATGGGAGACGGGGTAGCTGTGGAACCGACAGACGGAAAGGTCGTTGCGCCGGTTTCAGGTGAAATCGTCCAACTGTTTCCTACTAATCATGCTGTCGGTGTTAAGACGAAATCAGGTGTAGAAGTACTAGTTCATATCGGGTTAGAAACAGTATCTATGGAAGGTGAAGGTTTCGAGGGTCATGTGAAAACAGGAGATCATGTCAATGCCGGAGACCGATTGGTGACCTTCGATATGAACTTGGTAAATGAGAAAGCTAAGAGTACGATTACCCCGGTTGTCATCACAAACTATGATGATATTGTTGATAGCTTTGAGCCTTCATACAGTGATGGGGCGGAGGCTGGACAATCCACTATTGCAACACTGCAAACGAAATCATAA